Proteins encoded by one window of Vanacampus margaritifer isolate UIUO_Vmar chromosome 17, RoL_Vmar_1.0, whole genome shotgun sequence:
- the rab42a gene encoding ras-related protein Rab-42a: MDILWQYQFRIILLGDSTVGKSSLLKRFTDGVYSDVADPTVGVDFYARSLDIQPGVKIRLQLWDTAGQERFRSITTSYYRNSVGGLLVFDLTNRKTFEHVREWYNEVSEHILPHHMIYILIGHKSDLKKERKVSLDEAEQLAAELGIRYIETSAKCNINVDRAFAHLTRDVYELLKSGAIETRDGWDGVKSGLSTKALYPTNDEDEVPAEKNCHC; this comes from the exons ATGGATATTTTATGGCAATACCAGTTCAGGATTATATTACTCGGTGATTCGACAGTAGGAAAATCGTCTCTGTTGAAGCGCTTCACTGACGGCGTCTACAGTGATGTGGCTGATCCAACGGTCGGAGTCGATTTTTATGCTCGCTCACTTGATATTCAACCAGGGGTGAAGATCAGGTTGCAGCTATGGGACACTGCCGGTCAGGAACGATTCAG GTCCATTACAACATCATACTATCGTAATTCTGTGGGAGGGCTGCTTGTGTTTGACCTCACCAATCGCAAGACCTTTGAACATGTACGGGAGTGGTACAATGAAGTAAGTGAGCACATTTTGCCTCACCACATGATCTACATTCTCATCGGTCACAAGAGTGACCTAAAGAAGGAGCGCAAGGTAAGCCTGGATGAAGCGGAGCAGCTTGCGGCTGAGCTGGGTATTCGCTATATAGAGACATCAGCCAAATGCAACATTAATGTTGACCGGGCCTTTGCGCATCTAACCAGGGACGTGTATGAGCTGCTGAAGAGTGGTGCAATTGAAACTCGTGACGGCTGGGATGGAGTAAAGAGTGGCCTCAGTACCAAGGCCCTCTATCCAAccaatgatgaagatgaagtgCCTGCTGAAAAGAACTGCCACTGCTGA